One region of Olleya sp. Hel_I_94 genomic DNA includes:
- a CDS encoding ribonuclease HII, producing the protein MKHIWCCLLFIFLIISCQKSTNKNTIEDYIFSQADYVLTINNLENFKSNITNNHFIDQLSNTRSYKNICEKLELLNQIKSKQKVYVNLFKDKKDSLQYSFVTKLNDTVFKLDSLKIKREPIKLKGLSAEKITNKNQIIYVSTVGNLLIGANNLDHLQHLINSKPDKNSIKKIIATQDKEASFSVYTNTKIGLNSMFVNKNVLSKNFTDYLTFDTETGQNQLILNGITKASDTTNKLLNVFKNTLPQDNQLAQITPSNSDGFLSITFNDYKKFSHNLNKFNKIDTLKSKTTLFDNIVEFGEIYSDTTSAVVLNSIDIISTQEALLSEKEKVEDFRGISIYKFSKPGLFNDYLKPFVNLDKAANYFIINQFLVFASNTETLENIIVNYQNQTTINDRDYYKDLKKNLSNQASILQVINPINLSKIVKTNLNTNFDFKFDNYKTTALQFIYDIDFAHFNAIIKQSKPSVSDNSVIEMFNIKLDNDILTNPQFVKNHRTKQKDIIVQDIANTLYLISNSGKILWKKQLKGHILGSVNQIDMYKNGRLQLVFATANRVYVLDHTGEDVKPFPMTFNDDITQPLSVFDYDNNKKYRLFITQDKNVLVYDSQGKTVKGFNFKQAEETINTPPQHIRIGRKDYLLFKTDNQLYILDRRGKTRVTPKTKLSYANQAIFNYNSDFITTTKDGKLATIDQKGKVTVSNTNLSENITLSATTKTLITQSDNTLNIKDQTLQLDFGSYTPAKLFLINNKIYVSTTDKQTQKVMLFDSNAKQQDNFPVYGTSAIDLDNIDKDNNLEFVTKGESNSVLVYKIN; encoded by the coding sequence ATGAAACATATATGGTGTTGTTTACTATTTATTTTTTTGATAATATCTTGTCAAAAATCTACTAACAAAAATACAATTGAAGATTATATTTTTAGTCAAGCAGATTATGTATTAACCATTAACAATCTAGAAAACTTTAAAAGTAACATAACCAATAATCATTTTATAGACCAATTATCTAACACAAGGTCTTATAAAAACATTTGTGAGAAACTAGAATTATTAAACCAAATAAAAAGTAAACAAAAGGTTTACGTCAATCTGTTTAAAGATAAAAAGGATAGTTTACAATATAGTTTTGTGACTAAATTAAATGATACTGTTTTTAAACTTGATAGTTTAAAGATTAAACGAGAGCCTATAAAGTTAAAAGGGTTATCTGCTGAAAAAATCACAAATAAAAATCAAATAATTTATGTTTCTACAGTTGGAAACCTACTTATAGGAGCTAATAATCTTGATCATTTGCAACACTTAATAAATAGTAAACCTGACAAAAATTCGATTAAAAAAATAATAGCTACTCAAGATAAAGAGGCATCGTTTTCAGTATACACAAACACCAAAATTGGCTTAAACAGCATGTTTGTTAACAAAAACGTGCTATCTAAAAACTTTACGGATTACTTGACGTTTGATACAGAAACAGGTCAAAACCAATTAATTTTAAACGGAATCACTAAAGCTTCTGACACGACAAACAAGTTGCTAAACGTGTTTAAAAACACTTTACCACAGGACAACCAGTTAGCACAAATAACACCATCCAATAGTGATGGCTTTTTAAGTATTACTTTTAATGATTATAAAAAATTTAGTCATAACTTAAACAAATTCAATAAGATTGACACTCTTAAATCTAAAACGACTCTTTTTGATAATATCGTAGAATTTGGTGAAATTTACAGTGACACAACTAGTGCTGTTGTATTAAACTCTATTGATATTATTAGTACTCAAGAAGCCTTACTTAGTGAAAAAGAAAAAGTTGAAGACTTTAGAGGTATTAGCATTTATAAATTTTCTAAACCTGGACTATTTAACGATTATTTAAAACCATTTGTTAATTTGGACAAGGCTGCTAACTACTTTATAATAAATCAGTTTTTAGTATTTGCATCTAATACAGAGACACTGGAAAATATAATTGTTAATTATCAAAATCAGACTACAATAAATGATCGCGATTATTACAAAGATTTGAAGAAAAACTTAAGTAATCAAGCATCTATACTTCAGGTTATAAATCCTATTAATCTTAGTAAAATAGTAAAAACTAACTTGAATACTAATTTTGATTTTAAATTTGACAACTACAAAACAACTGCTTTACAATTTATTTACGACATAGACTTTGCACACTTTAATGCCATTATTAAGCAAAGTAAACCATCGGTTTCAGACAACTCGGTTATTGAAATGTTTAATATTAAATTAGATAATGACATACTTACTAACCCTCAGTTTGTTAAAAACCATCGTACAAAACAAAAAGATATAATTGTGCAGGACATAGCCAACACCTTATATTTAATATCTAATAGTGGTAAAATACTATGGAAAAAACAATTAAAAGGCCACATTTTAGGATCTGTTAATCAAATTGACATGTACAAAAATGGACGTTTACAATTAGTGTTTGCTACTGCTAATCGCGTTTATGTTTTAGATCATACAGGAGAGGATGTAAAACCGTTTCCGATGACCTTTAATGATGATATTACGCAACCTCTTTCTGTTTTTGACTATGACAATAACAAAAAATACCGCTTGTTTATAACACAAGACAAAAATGTACTAGTTTATGATAGTCAAGGTAAAACGGTCAAAGGTTTCAACTTTAAACAAGCAGAAGAAACTATAAACACACCACCTCAACATATTAGAATTGGCCGAAAAGATTACCTGCTATTTAAAACAGACAACCAATTATACATTTTAGACAGACGTGGTAAAACCAGAGTGACTCCTAAAACAAAACTTAGTTATGCAAATCAAGCTATCTTTAATTATAACTCGGATTTTATAACAACAACTAAAGACGGTAAGTTAGCAACTATAGACCAAAAAGGAAAGGTTACAGTAAGTAATACAAACCTGTCAGAAAACATAACTTTAAGCGCGACTACAAAAACATTAATTACACAAAGTGACAATACTTTAAATATTAAAGATCAAACCTTACAATTAGATTTTGGTAGCTATACGCCTGCAAAACTTTTTTTAATTAACAATAAAATATACGTTTCTACTACAGATAAGCAAACTCAAAAAGTAATGTTATTTGATAGTAATGCAAAGCAGCAAGATAACTTTCCTGTATACGGTACATCAGCTATAGATCTTGATAATATTGACAAGGATAATAATCTAGAGTTTGTGACAAAAGGTGAGAGCAACTCTGTGTTGGTTTATAAAATAAATTAA
- a CDS encoding ribonuclease HII, giving the protein MLKLKYTNHKLECGTDEAGRGCLAGPVTAAAVILKSNFKNEILNDSKQISEKKRDLLRPIIENEALCFGFYHIHEAEIDDINILNASILAMHKSIEAMKKTPEFIIVDGNKFKPYKDIPFETIIKGDGKFLSIAAASVLAKTYRDEYMNKIHEEFPMYNWKQNKGYPTKQHREAIRKYGPTKYHRKSFKLLPEQLKLEL; this is encoded by the coding sequence ATGCTAAAATTAAAATATACCAATCACAAATTAGAATGCGGAACTGATGAAGCTGGTCGTGGTTGCTTAGCTGGACCTGTTACTGCTGCTGCTGTAATTTTAAAATCTAATTTTAAGAATGAAATTTTGAACGACTCTAAACAAATTAGCGAAAAAAAAAGAGATTTATTAAGACCAATTATTGAAAACGAAGCATTGTGCTTTGGCTTTTATCACATCCATGAAGCTGAAATTGATGATATTAACATATTAAACGCTTCCATTTTAGCGATGCATAAGTCAATTGAAGCCATGAAAAAAACACCCGAGTTTATTATTGTGGATGGAAATAAATTTAAACCTTATAAAGACATTCCGTTTGAAACGATAATTAAAGGAGATGGTAAGTTTTTAAGTATTGCTGCAGCGTCTGTTTTAGCCAAAACATATCGAGATGAATACATGAATAAAATCCATGAAGAGTTTCCGATGTACAATTGGAAACAAAATAAAGGCTACCCAACTAAACAACATCGTGAAGCCATAAGAAAATACGGTCCTACTAAATACCACAGAAAATCTTTTAAGCTGTTACCAGAACAATTGAAATTAGAATTGTAA
- a CDS encoding putative porin produces the protein MKKIIFSFLLFIITVFAYAQRPVKKTSNKAISTAQSNVVTVQDSVKKGSVGAKSTQKKEAVITDYLIINHLRDTTYLDTTLTINKEYKYNYLRRDEFGLMPFANIGQTYNSLTYNFNDTHLIPGFGAKAKHFNYLDAEDINYYHVPTPLTELYFKTALTQGQQLDAFFTTNTSKQFNLSIGYKGVRSLGIYQNSLTSSGNLRMTASYKTKNRRYILNTHFTSQDLLTQENGGLKDDNLAFFESGDPDFDDRGVLEVNFENAENLLLGKRFYLNHSYDFIRPKDSLSSNSLQLAHVMTLEDKIYTFDQSAANTDYFGEAFRTSSLKDRTELEQFTNQLQLNYKNGTLGNLQFNATHNNYNYGYDKIVALNSGTITNRLIGDVVSVGAKYNKQYKGFNLNGNAGLNVTGDFDGNYISGTASYQLNSDLKILANINHSSIAPNFNTLLFQSDYKNYNWSNQFNNIKSQQLLFYIDSKKYANLTVDLNTINDYVYFSKNEDGNVKPYQNSDAITYLKLKLQKEIRYKNFALDNTVLYQNVQDNSNVLNVPQIVTRNTLYYSNQVFKKAMFLQTGIIFNYFSSYNMNSYDPLLAEFYTQNQEKFGGFPRLDFFVNAKIRQTRIFLKAEHFNSAFTAKDYYSAANQPYRDFTIRFGLVWNFFL, from the coding sequence ATGAAAAAAATAATTTTCTCTTTCCTTTTATTCATCATAACTGTTTTTGCTTATGCGCAAAGACCAGTAAAAAAGACTTCAAATAAAGCGATATCTACAGCCCAATCTAATGTTGTTACCGTTCAGGATAGCGTTAAAAAGGGTAGTGTAGGTGCTAAATCAACACAAAAAAAAGAGGCTGTTATTACAGATTATTTGATTATTAATCATTTAAGAGATACTACATATTTAGATACGACCTTAACAATAAATAAAGAGTATAAATACAATTATTTAAGACGTGACGAGTTTGGTTTAATGCCATTTGCTAATATTGGTCAGACTTATAATAGTCTTACTTATAATTTTAACGACACCCATTTAATTCCGGGATTTGGGGCAAAAGCAAAGCATTTTAACTACTTAGATGCAGAGGACATCAATTATTATCATGTGCCGACACCACTAACAGAACTTTATTTTAAAACTGCCTTAACCCAAGGACAGCAATTAGATGCGTTTTTTACTACCAATACGTCAAAACAGTTTAATTTATCAATTGGATATAAAGGCGTTAGGTCTTTAGGTATATATCAAAACTCATTAACTAGCTCAGGAAATCTTAGGATGACAGCAAGTTATAAAACAAAAAATAGGCGTTATATTTTAAATACACATTTTACCTCTCAGGATTTATTAACTCAAGAAAATGGAGGGTTAAAAGATGACAACCTTGCGTTTTTTGAATCTGGAGACCCTGATTTTGACGACAGAGGAGTGTTAGAAGTAAATTTTGAAAATGCAGAAAATCTACTTTTAGGCAAACGATTTTATTTAAATCATAGCTACGATTTTATTAGACCTAAGGATTCTTTAAGTTCAAACAGTCTTCAATTAGCACATGTAATGACACTTGAGGATAAGATTTATACATTCGATCAATCGGCAGCCAATACCGATTATTTTGGAGAAGCCTTCCGTACTTCAAGCTTAAAGGATAGGACAGAGCTAGAGCAATTTACAAACCAATTACAATTAAACTACAAAAATGGTACATTAGGTAATCTTCAGTTTAATGCAACTCATAATAACTATAACTATGGGTATGATAAAATTGTAGCACTTAATTCAGGAACTATAACTAATAGGTTAATTGGAGATGTAGTCTCAGTAGGAGCAAAATATAATAAGCAGTACAAAGGTTTTAATTTAAATGGTAACGCAGGATTAAATGTAACAGGAGATTTTGACGGAAACTATATTTCAGGGACAGCATCTTATCAATTAAATAGTGACCTTAAAATATTAGCTAATATCAATCACTCATCCATAGCTCCAAATTTTAACACATTGCTTTTTCAAAGTGATTATAAAAATTATAACTGGAGTAATCAATTTAATAATATTAAATCACAGCAATTACTTTTTTATATAGATTCCAAAAAATATGCGAATCTAACGGTAGATCTAAATACAATAAATGATTATGTATATTTCTCAAAAAATGAAGATGGCAATGTTAAACCATACCAAAATAGCGATGCGATTACCTATTTAAAACTCAAACTTCAAAAAGAAATCAGGTATAAAAATTTCGCTTTAGACAATACCGTGTTATATCAAAACGTCCAAGATAACTCCAATGTCTTAAACGTCCCTCAGATAGTAACCCGCAATACACTATACTATTCAAATCAAGTATTCAAAAAAGCAATGTTTTTGCAAACCGGAATAATATTCAATTATTTCAGTTCATATAATATGAATAGTTATGACCCTTTATTAGCCGAGTTCTATACTCAAAATCAAGAAAAGTTCGGAGGATTCCCAAGGCTAGACTTTTTTGTCAACGCAAAAATTAGACAAACTAGAATATTTTTAAAAGCCGAACATTTTAATTCAGCCTTCACTGCAAAAGATTATTATTCGGCAGCCAATCAACCATATCGTGATTTTACAATTCGATTTGGTTTAGTCTGGAATTTCTTTCTATAG